A window of the Fusarium poae strain DAOMC 252244 chromosome 3, whole genome shotgun sequence genome harbors these coding sequences:
- a CDS encoding hypothetical protein (MEROPS:MER0079705): MPQAVTANVSDQKTRGRLRDVIPEAYLGSYTPGPKNGITDVPGVLAHTTTIRDESGQINTGLTTILPRKDWFHKACHAGVFRLNGSGEMTGTHWIEESGLLHSPILITNSFAVGPCYTGIYKYAIKHYGQGKEGVDWFLLPVVAETFDGHLNDLRQFAVTPEHVVDGITNASEEPIAEGNAGGGTGMLCQGWKGGTGTSSRIVAGENDTSYTVAALVQANYGRLQHLHISGVPVGRILQKRNATNSAAAAHDKEYDEAKDKKDGSIIVIIATDAPLLPGQLQRLAKRATMGLARVGSYAHNPSGDLFLAFSTAAEIPVQTVTGQHREVDPFKPGLINVEATDNQTINGLFEATADATEEAIYNALCMAETMTGNMGRTVEALPLEATREIIARFKEAEDSFL, translated from the coding sequence GTTCTTATACACCTGGTCCTAAAAACGGTATTACAGACGTACCTGGAGTCCTTGCCCACACAACCACTATCCGCGATGAGAGTGGGCAGATCAACACGGGATTAACGACTATCCTCCCTCGGAAAGACTGGTTTCATAAAGCCTGTCATGCTGGCGTCTTCCGCCTCAATGGAtcgggagaaatgactggaACGCACTGGATCGAAGAAAGCGGTCTTCTTCATTCACCCATTCTCATAACCAATAGTTTTGCCGTAGGGCCATGCTATACCGGCATCTACAAATACGCCATTAAGCATTATGGACAAGGCAAAGAGGGCGTTGATTGGTTCCTGCTGCCAGTCGTCGCTGAGACGTTTGACGGGCACCTCAACGACCTAAGACAGTTTGCGGTGACCCCGGAACACGTTGTGGATGGTATTACCAATGCTTCCGAGGAGCCGATTGCCGAGGGGAACGCGGGCGGTGGGACAGGTATGTTGTGCCAAGGGTGGAAAGGCGGCACTGGAACCAGCAGTAGAATCGTGGCTGGGGAGAATGATACATCGTACACTGTTGCCGCACTTGTCCAGGCCAATTACGGGAGACTCCAGCATCTACACATATCGGGCGTCCCAGTTGGACGGATTCTACAAAAGAGAAACGCAACTAACTCAGCCGCCGCTGCGCATGACAAAGAGTACGACGAGGcaaaggacaagaaggatgggtccatcatcgtcatcatcgccacAGATGCGCCGCTTCTTCCTGGTCAGCTCCAGCGTTTGGCTAAGCGAGCGACCATGGGCCTTGCACGTGTGGGTAGTTATGCTCACAACCCCTCTGGAGATCTCTTTCTCGCGTTTTCTACAGCGGCAGAGATACCCGTGCAAACAGTCACCGGTCAACACAGGGAAGTTGATCCGTTCAAGCCCGGCCTCATCAACGTGGAAGCGACCGATAACCAAACTATCAATGGTCTCTTTGAAGCAACAGCAGATGCTACAGAAGAGGCTATATACAACGCACTTTGTATGGCTGAGACAATGACGGGCAATATGGGACGCACAGTAGAAGCGCTGCCTTTGGAAGCCACTAGGGAAATTATAGCCAGATTCAAGGAAGCCGAGGATTCGTTCTTGTAA
- a CDS encoding hypothetical protein (TransMembrane:2 (i90-110o185-202i)): MDFDDPKNTKSYSDALKPYQPGVDKPRLAHAGVARANLAATHERPEGTTDNDWADRHRDQTVLQQHCDFFDKDHDGVIWPLDTFRGFYQLGYGIILSIISVLVIHGNFSYPTQSSLLPDPFFRIYIDNIHKDKHGSDTGTYDTEGRFIPQKFEDMFSKYAEGRDYLTIWDVISLMKGQRLIADPIGWGGAFFEWLATYILLWPDDGRMMKEDIRGIYDGSVFYKVAARRAQK, encoded by the exons ATGGATTTCGACGACCCCAAAAACACAAAGTCTTACTCTGATGCACTCAAG CCATATCAGCCGGGAGTTGACAAGCCCAGACTGGCCCATGCAG GCGTTGCAAGAGCCAATCTTGCTGCTACTCATGAGCGTCCTGAGGGGACGACCGATAATGATTGGGCTGATCGACATCGCGACCAAACC GTTCTGCAACAACATTGCGATTTCTTTGACAAG GATCACGATGGCGTGATATGGCCGCTCGATACATTTAGAGGTTTCTACCAACTGGGTTACGGGATCATCCTTTCTATCATCTCGGTCCTCGTCATCCACGGCAACTTCTCATACCCAACACAGTCGTCGCTTCTCCCTGATCCCTTCTTCCGAATCTACATTGACAACATTCATAAGGATAAGCATGGCAGCGACACTGGAACTTATGACACTGAAGGACGCTTCATTCCACAGAAGTTTGAGGACATGTTCTCCAAATATGCGGAAGGTCGTGATTACTTGACGATATGGGATGTCATCAGCTTGATGAAGGGGCAGAGATTGATCGCTGATCCCATCGGATGGGGAGGAGCTTTCTTTGAAT GGTTGGCGACTTATATCTTACTTTGGCCAGATGATGGACGTATGATGAAGGAGGATATCAGAGGAATCTACGACGGGAGTGTCTTTTACAAGGTCGCTGCTCGAAGGGCCCAGAAGTGA